In a genomic window of Methylovirgula sp. 4M-Z18:
- a CDS encoding glycosyltransferase family 4 protein, with translation MSACVFAIPGDLATPTGGYGYDRHVLQRLPSHGVRVRHMQLPASFPHPTNADLAATAACLADAAADEVLLIDALAYSALPETLIHAVARPIVALVHHPLALETGLTEAQQSALRASERAALSLAHAVVVTSPITASILVKDYAVPQQKISVAVPGVEPAQRAPLSVEASPACVQLLAVGSLIPRKGYDVLVRALQAVPQANWHLTIVGSADFSPQTLVDLRAQIAQAGLQDRISFFGSLSAQELAQRYEAAHVFVVPSLYEGYGMALTEALARGLPIVTTTGGALSETAPDSAALKVPPGDAPALARALSKILSDSMLRLSLADAAWAEAQKLPRWDDTASLIADVVRQAAR, from the coding sequence ATGAGCGCGTGCGTCTTCGCTATCCCCGGCGATCTTGCAACGCCGACCGGCGGTTATGGCTACGATCGGCATGTGCTGCAGCGGCTTCCCAGCCACGGCGTGCGAGTGCGCCACATGCAATTGCCCGCAAGCTTTCCGCACCCGACCAATGCGGATCTGGCGGCGACGGCGGCATGCCTTGCCGATGCTGCGGCGGACGAGGTGTTGCTGATCGACGCCTTGGCCTATAGCGCCTTGCCGGAGACGTTGATCCATGCGGTTGCGCGGCCGATCGTTGCGCTCGTCCACCATCCGCTCGCGCTCGAGACCGGATTGACCGAGGCGCAGCAGAGTGCCCTGCGCGCCAGCGAACGTGCCGCTCTATCGCTTGCGCATGCGGTCGTCGTGACGAGCCCGATCACCGCTTCGATCCTAGTCAAAGACTATGCGGTGCCGCAGCAGAAAATCAGCGTCGCGGTCCCCGGCGTCGAACCGGCGCAGCGTGCGCCGTTGAGTGTTGAAGCCTCGCCCGCTTGTGTGCAACTTCTTGCGGTCGGATCGCTCATTCCGCGCAAGGGCTATGACGTTCTCGTGCGCGCGCTACAAGCCGTGCCGCAGGCGAATTGGCATTTGACCATCGTCGGCAGTGCGGATTTCTCGCCGCAGACTCTGGTCGATCTGCGCGCGCAGATCGCGCAAGCAGGCTTGCAAGACCGCATTTCGTTTTTCGGCTCGCTCAGTGCGCAGGAACTCGCGCAGCGCTACGAGGCCGCCCACGTCTTCGTCGTGCCCTCGCTTTACGAAGGCTATGGCATGGCATTGACCGAGGCGCTGGCGCGCGGTCTGCCGATCGTCACGACCACCGGCGGTGCACTCAGTGAGACCGCGCCGGACAGCGCCGCCTTGAAAGTTCCGCCCGGCGACGCGCCGGCTTTGGCGCGGGCCCTCAGCAAAATCTTGAGCGATTCCATGTTGCGCCTGTCGCTGGCGGACGCAGCCTGGGCCGAAGCGCAAAAGCTGCCGCGCTGGGACGATACGGCCAGCCTCATCGCCGATGTGGTGCGGCAGGCCGCCCGGTGA
- a CDS encoding SAM-dependent methyltransferase — translation MSGFDPDWLRLREPADRRARNANVLNAVTAHFADHDTVRILDIGCGLGSNFRALSPHLPAAQSWSLADHDASLLRGARDAICGAGTAMSVQTHCIDLATDAARLLDLKPDIVTAAAFFDLVSASWIRDFVAALKAWNLPLYAVLTYDGTEQWRPPHPADAAVLSAFHAHQAGNKGFGPAAGPKAHEILAAALRDAGYRLIEGDSPWRLAGAEDATLIAALAAGTAQAVRETGLLPVSDIDAWQAARAHTRASVVGHKDLFAYS, via the coding sequence GTGAGCGGCTTTGATCCCGATTGGCTGCGCTTGCGCGAACCTGCCGATCGCCGCGCCCGCAACGCCAACGTGCTGAACGCCGTTACCGCCCATTTTGCCGATCACGATACGGTGCGCATTCTGGACATCGGCTGCGGCCTCGGCTCGAATTTTCGCGCGCTCTCGCCGCACCTGCCGGCGGCCCAATCCTGGAGCCTCGCCGATCACGACGCTTCTCTCTTGCGGGGGGCGCGTGATGCCATTTGTGGCGCCGGGACGGCGATGTCGGTGCAAACCCATTGCATCGATCTCGCGACCGATGCGGCACGCCTTCTCGATCTGAAGCCCGACATCGTTACGGCCGCGGCGTTTTTCGATCTCGTTTCGGCATCATGGATTCGGGACTTCGTCGCGGCGCTGAAAGCGTGGAATCTACCCCTCTATGCGGTGCTGACCTATGACGGGACGGAACAATGGCGGCCACCGCACCCCGCCGATGCGGCGGTTCTGTCGGCTTTTCACGCGCATCAGGCCGGCAACAAAGGATTTGGTCCCGCCGCGGGGCCGAAGGCGCACGAAATTCTGGCCGCCGCGCTCCGCGATGCCGGGTATAGGCTGATCGAAGGCGATAGTCCCTGGAGGCTGGCAGGGGCCGAGGATGCCACCCTGATCGCCGCGCTCGCGGCCGGGACCGCGCAGGCCGTCCGCGAAACCGGTCTGCTGCCGGTGTCCGATATCGACGCTTGGCAGGCCGCTCGCGCCCATACTCGGGCGAGCGTCGTCGGCCACAAGGATCTCTTCGCCTATTCGTGA
- a CDS encoding cytochrome b: MSPRDASRPATYSKAQKLLHWLIGVLVICMIIAGLVMNHIGEGPLQNTLYDLHRSTGMVLLLLIVLRIVVRQQLGTPAPPPDLPAWDRITSVATHHLLYVFMFAMPLLGWAAMSAYGDGWTVFGLFQPPPIAPKDEALSDILFRIHEIAGITFACLIGVHVLGVLYHAIFKRDGLLGRMLPDHE, encoded by the coding sequence ATGTCCCCGCGCGATGCTTCACGCCCCGCGACCTATTCGAAAGCGCAAAAACTGCTGCATTGGCTGATCGGCGTCCTCGTGATTTGCATGATCATTGCCGGGCTCGTGATGAACCATATCGGTGAAGGGCCGTTGCAGAACACGCTTTACGACCTGCACCGCTCGACCGGCATGGTCTTGTTACTGCTCATTGTGTTGCGCATCGTGGTCCGGCAGCAATTGGGAACGCCTGCCCCGCCGCCAGATCTGCCGGCATGGGACCGGATCACGTCGGTGGCCACCCATCATCTCCTCTATGTGTTCATGTTTGCCATGCCACTACTCGGCTGGGCGGCCATGTCGGCCTATGGCGACGGCTGGACGGTCTTCGGCCTATTTCAGCCGCCGCCGATCGCCCCGAAGGACGAGGCCCTGTCCGATATCCTGTTCCGTATTCACGAAATCGCCGGCATCACCTTCGCCTGCCTGATCGGCGTTCACGTGCTGGGCGTCCTCTACCATGCGATCTTCAAGCGCGACGGGCTCTTGGGGCGGATGCTGCCGGATCACGAATAG
- the ribA gene encoding GTP cyclohydrolase II RibA, producing the protein MNEQLSLQTSAAVERALAEIRAGRPVVLVDQGEHLLVAGVEALDAEMAATLPESVAVRLILPAPRLRRLGLTERDAAGAVALPVLDVKRVERLALQLEAKIDAPVSAITPLEAAGLELARLALILPTIVTMEVSHDAVRNADWLQVEADAVRHYRRESAAHLAIVSRAPVPLDGATETEFVIFRGGEGMRDQVAIIVGKPNFAQPVTVRLHSACLTGDLFGSLKCDCGDQLRGTVQYMAEHEGGVLLYLDQEGRGNGIANKIRAYKLQAQGFDTYDADEVLGFDHDQRGFDFAARMLQLLGITRVKVMTNNPIKIAALASAGLDVVSAERILGRQTDQNIHYLATKRDKAGHFIDLDELVVRAKATE; encoded by the coding sequence TTGAATGAACAGCTCTCGCTGCAGACGAGTGCGGCTGTCGAGCGGGCTTTGGCGGAAATCCGCGCGGGCCGCCCGGTCGTTCTCGTCGATCAGGGCGAGCATCTGTTGGTCGCTGGTGTCGAAGCGCTCGATGCCGAGATGGCAGCCACGCTACCGGAAAGCGTCGCCGTGCGCCTCATTCTGCCTGCGCCTCGCCTGCGCCGGCTCGGCTTGACCGAGCGCGACGCGGCGGGCGCCGTGGCCTTGCCGGTTCTCGACGTCAAACGGGTCGAGCGTCTCGCGCTCCAGCTCGAAGCCAAGATCGATGCGCCGGTGAGCGCCATCACGCCGCTGGAGGCGGCCGGGCTCGAACTCGCCCGGCTTGCCCTGATCCTGCCGACCATCGTGACGATGGAGGTGTCGCACGACGCGGTCCGGAACGCGGATTGGTTGCAGGTCGAGGCCGATGCGGTCCGGCATTATCGCCGCGAATCGGCTGCGCATCTTGCCATCGTCAGCCGTGCGCCGGTCCCGCTCGACGGTGCGACCGAGACGGAATTCGTCATCTTCCGCGGTGGCGAAGGCATGCGCGATCAGGTCGCGATCATCGTTGGCAAACCGAATTTTGCGCAGCCCGTCACCGTGCGGCTGCATTCGGCCTGCTTGACCGGCGATCTCTTCGGCTCGCTCAAATGCGATTGCGGCGACCAGTTGCGCGGCACCGTGCAATACATGGCCGAACACGAGGGCGGCGTGCTCCTCTATCTCGACCAGGAAGGCCGCGGCAACGGCATCGCCAACAAGATCCGCGCCTACAAATTGCAGGCGCAAGGGTTCGACACCTATGACGCGGATGAGGTGCTCGGCTTCGATCATGATCAGCGCGGCTTCGATTTCGCCGCGCGCATGCTGCAACTGCTCGGCATCACCCGCGTCAAGGTGATGACGAACAACCCGATCAAGATCGCCGCGCTCGCATCGGCCGGATTGGATGTCGTGTCGGCCGAGCGCATCCTTGGCCGCCAGACCGACCAAAATATCCATTATCTGGCGACCAAACGGGACAAAGCCGGGCATTTCATCGACCTCGACGAACTCGTCGTCCGGGCCAAGGCGACGGAATGA
- a CDS encoding YfhO family protein yields MTQFDGGDDAAQGPHWPPLMWLGAIVLFLLGGAVLVWPWASGAVTIPWDAKAQFEPQLVFLARALHTGQSPFWTPNVFAGHPQIADPQSGIFSPPFFLLAFFDAAPSFRAIDLTTFGMLALGGVALILFFRDRQWHPAGALVAAFSFAFGASAAWRIQHVGEVVSLSWFPITLWLLARALERRSFVYGLLAGITAGFMVLGRDQIALLCVYLLTGYAVWFLVAAQGFWRHFLLSLRPLVAGLIGGVGVITLPLLWTLSLAQDSNRPIIDLASAEKGSLHPASLLTGLIANLYGTDGPLKYFWGPPSPIWQKDLYLARNMSDVYIGALPAVLLFCVGLFGGALAWRGIRFFTVGFVLILLYALGRYTPVFAFMYHLPGVDLYRRTADATFPLGALAAILAGFCLHRILTAERSGLHWFGIVPGLVVIALLFWKAEHFVDVHLLHGSSQSADAMRMALNAQWSMMQALICVFIACIVLVLLLQLGLEHSWLALALIGVLMTFDLRINNGPNESTALPSVQYDVLRPDSRNDTIAWLKQHLTENAGPDRRDRMELAAVDFHWPNASLVHDLDEDLGYNPVRLKLFTDVTNAGDHIALPDQRQFSPLWPSYRGTLSDLLGLRYIVTGVPIEQIDKTLQPGEWAPVARTRDAYIYENPSALPRVLFANQVEPANFDEMLHSGKWPDVDYRHTVLLEKSGNPPPGDKPTAPGTVTLASYANTDIVVNVTSPEGGWVVLNDIWHPWWQADVDGTAAEILRANVMFRAVHVPGGSHQVHFTFHPLEGLIADWRAAL; encoded by the coding sequence ATGACGCAATTTGATGGTGGTGACGACGCGGCGCAGGGTCCTCACTGGCCGCCGCTGATGTGGCTTGGGGCGATTGTCCTGTTTCTGCTCGGCGGCGCGGTGCTTGTGTGGCCCTGGGCGTCGGGCGCCGTCACCATTCCGTGGGACGCCAAAGCGCAGTTCGAGCCGCAACTGGTGTTCCTGGCACGCGCACTGCACACCGGCCAAAGTCCGTTCTGGACGCCGAATGTCTTCGCCGGCCATCCGCAAATCGCCGATCCGCAATCGGGGATTTTCTCGCCGCCGTTCTTTCTGCTGGCCTTTTTCGACGCGGCGCCCTCCTTTCGCGCCATCGACCTGACTACATTTGGCATGCTCGCGCTTGGCGGCGTGGCGCTGATCTTGTTTTTCCGCGATCGCCAGTGGCACCCGGCCGGTGCGCTTGTCGCCGCCTTCAGTTTCGCCTTCGGTGCCTCCGCCGCTTGGCGCATTCAGCATGTCGGCGAAGTGGTCAGCCTGTCCTGGTTCCCGATCACTCTATGGCTGCTGGCGCGGGCGCTGGAGCGGCGATCCTTCGTCTATGGCCTCCTCGCCGGGATCACCGCCGGATTCATGGTGCTGGGCCGCGATCAGATTGCGCTGCTCTGCGTCTATCTGCTGACGGGTTACGCTGTCTGGTTTCTCGTTGCGGCGCAGGGCTTTTGGCGTCATTTTCTGCTGAGCCTCAGACCGCTCGTCGCCGGGCTGATCGGCGGCGTTGGCGTCATCACCTTGCCACTGCTCTGGACCTTGTCGCTGGCGCAGGATTCCAACCGGCCGATCATAGATTTGGCGAGCGCCGAAAAGGGCTCGCTGCATCCGGCCTCTCTGCTCACCGGGCTGATCGCCAATCTTTACGGCACCGATGGCCCGCTGAAATATTTCTGGGGGCCGCCGAGCCCCATATGGCAGAAGGATCTCTATCTCGCCCGCAACATGAGCGACGTGTACATCGGTGCGCTGCCGGCTGTGCTGTTGTTTTGCGTCGGCCTGTTCGGCGGCGCCTTGGCCTGGCGCGGCATTCGCTTCTTCACCGTCGGCTTCGTGCTGATCCTGCTCTATGCGCTTGGTCGCTATACGCCGGTTTTTGCGTTCATGTATCATTTGCCGGGCGTCGACCTCTATCGGCGCACGGCCGATGCGACGTTTCCGCTCGGGGCGCTGGCGGCGATTCTCGCGGGCTTTTGCCTGCATCGGATTTTGACGGCCGAGCGCAGCGGCCTGCATTGGTTCGGCATCGTTCCGGGCCTCGTCGTGATCGCGCTGCTGTTCTGGAAGGCGGAACATTTCGTCGACGTGCATCTTCTGCACGGATCTTCGCAAAGCGCGGATGCGATGCGCATGGCGCTTAACGCGCAATGGTCGATGATGCAGGCGCTGATTTGCGTGTTCATCGCCTGTATCGTGCTCGTCCTGCTGCTGCAATTGGGGTTGGAGCATTCCTGGCTGGCGCTCGCGCTGATCGGCGTGCTGATGACCTTCGATCTTCGCATCAACAATGGGCCGAACGAGTCGACCGCGCTGCCGTCGGTGCAATATGATGTCCTCAGGCCGGACAGCCGGAACGACACCATCGCCTGGCTGAAGCAGCATCTTACGGAAAATGCCGGGCCGGACCGGCGCGACCGGATGGAACTTGCGGCCGTCGATTTCCATTGGCCTAATGCGTCCCTCGTCCACGACCTCGACGAGGATCTTGGCTACAACCCGGTGCGGCTGAAACTCTTCACCGATGTCACCAATGCCGGCGATCACATTGCGCTGCCCGATCAGCGCCAATTCTCGCCGCTCTGGCCCTCGTACCGCGGCACGCTGTCCGATCTTTTAGGGCTACGTTATATCGTCACGGGCGTGCCGATCGAGCAGATCGACAAAACCCTGCAGCCTGGCGAGTGGGCGCCCGTCGCGCGCACCAGGGACGCTTATATTTACGAGAATCCGAGTGCATTGCCGCGCGTGCTGTTCGCCAACCAGGTCGAGCCGGCGAATTTCGACGAAATGCTGCACAGCGGCAAATGGCCCGATGTCGATTACAGGCACACGGTCCTGCTGGAAAAGTCCGGCAATCCGCCGCCAGGCGACAAGCCGACGGCGCCTGGAACTGTGACGCTCGCATCCTATGCCAACACCGATATCGTGGTGAATGTCACCTCGCCCGAGGGCGGTTGGGTCGTTTTGAACGACATCTGGCACCCTTGGTGGCAGGCCGATGTGGACGGGACGGCGGCCGAGATTCTCCGCGCGAATGTGATGTTCCGCGCGGTCCACGTGCCGGGCGGCAGCCATCAGGTGCATTTCACTTTTCACCCGCTTGAAGGCCTGATCGCTGATTGGCGCGCCGCTCTTTAG
- a CDS encoding lysylphosphatidylglycerol synthase domain-containing protein has protein sequence MTDETVGETNGRVRRAISGQLAPGARRRWRLVGGAASALLFAVSIWILAHILTASKLAELRGDIAATSADQLALACAATIFSYIALTGYDVLALRQLRIRVPYYIAAFASFTSYAISFMLGFQVVTGGTVRYWIYSREGVSAAKVASLTVIAGVTFWLGLGLAIGCGLVFRAQALSEINDLKVFINAAIGLAIVAFIVGYLVWVSLGRRRIRVQGFSLELPGPGVTLAQMALGVVDICASASVLYVLLPQGHGLDFLTFVAIYAFACLLGIASHAPGGIGVFEATMLQAVPNVGNERLLASLILFRMFYFVAPFILALALLGANEIGRRWRSLREAILRSKEED, from the coding sequence TTGACGGACGAAACAGTGGGGGAGACGAACGGGCGCGTACGCCGTGCTATCTCCGGACAATTGGCGCCAGGCGCACGCCGCCGCTGGCGGCTCGTGGGCGGCGCGGCGAGCGCGCTGTTGTTTGCGGTCTCGATCTGGATCCTGGCCCATATCCTCACCGCCAGCAAGCTTGCCGAATTGCGCGGCGACATCGCGGCAACAAGCGCCGACCAATTGGCATTGGCCTGCGCCGCGACCATATTCTCCTATATCGCACTGACGGGCTATGACGTGCTGGCGCTGCGCCAGCTGCGCATCCGCGTGCCCTATTATATCGCCGCTTTCGCCTCGTTCACGAGCTATGCCATTTCTTTCATGCTCGGCTTTCAGGTCGTCACCGGCGGAACGGTGCGATATTGGATCTATTCGCGCGAGGGCGTATCGGCGGCCAAAGTCGCGAGCCTGACGGTGATTGCCGGTGTCACATTCTGGCTCGGCTTGGGGCTCGCGATCGGCTGCGGCCTGGTGTTCCGCGCGCAGGCGCTCTCGGAAATCAACGATCTGAAGGTTTTCATCAACGCGGCGATCGGCCTTGCGATCGTGGCCTTCATCGTGGGTTATTTGGTTTGGGTGTCGCTCGGGCGGCGGCGCATCCGCGTGCAGGGCTTTTCATTGGAATTGCCTGGCCCTGGCGTCACGCTTGCGCAAATGGCCCTGGGCGTTGTCGATATCTGCGCCAGCGCCTCGGTGCTTTACGTGCTTTTGCCGCAAGGACATGGGCTCGATTTCCTCACCTTCGTCGCCATCTACGCTTTTGCCTGCCTCCTTGGCATCGCCAGCCACGCGCCGGGCGGGATCGGCGTGTTCGAGGCGACGATGCTGCAAGCCGTTCCGAATGTCGGCAATGAGCGGCTGCTTGCCTCGCTCATCCTGTTCCGGATGTTCTATTTCGTGGCGCCCTTCATTCTCGCCCTCGCGCTGCTCGGCGCCAACGAGATCGGGCGACGCTGGCGGTCGTTGCGCGAGGCGATTTTGCGATCGAAGGAAGAAGATTAG
- a CDS encoding ATP-binding protein produces MDLRGWSALIEALPEPVLVLSPDMRVLTLNQPALRLLPALRRGEALELALRSPDILDAFRRVRASGVAETVSWHERVPIERLFHVRVAKVSDEAIVLSIRDLTEARSLERMRVDFIANASHELRTPLASLLGFVETLRGAARDDARVRDKFLGIMYQQARRMARLIDDLLSLSRVEQNLHQRPTDVVDLNLVVRHIAEALSPLAAENLVKLNLPSSEPVLVAGDRDELSRVAENLIENAIKYSSNGETEVNVDITVTTTATDAVLKVHDDGPGIAPEHLPRLTERFYRVDTNASRSKGGTGLGLALVKHIAARHRGRLFIESELGRGATFTIKLPLRK; encoded by the coding sequence ATGGATTTGCGGGGCTGGAGCGCGCTGATCGAGGCTTTGCCGGAACCGGTTCTGGTGCTTTCGCCGGACATGCGTGTCCTCACCCTCAATCAGCCGGCACTGCGCCTGCTGCCGGCCTTGCGGCGCGGGGAGGCATTGGAGCTCGCCCTGCGCTCGCCCGATATTCTCGATGCCTTCCGCCGGGTGCGCGCTAGCGGCGTGGCCGAGACGGTTTCCTGGCATGAGCGCGTGCCGATCGAGCGGCTGTTTCACGTGCGGGTCGCCAAAGTCAGCGACGAAGCCATTGTCCTGAGCATTCGCGATCTCACCGAGGCGCGCAGCTTGGAGCGCATGCGGGTCGATTTCATCGCCAATGCCAGCCACGAATTGCGCACGCCCCTTGCCTCGCTGCTCGGCTTTGTCGAAACCCTGCGGGGCGCAGCGCGTGATGACGCCAGGGTGCGCGACAAATTCCTCGGGATCATGTACCAGCAGGCACGCCGCATGGCGCGGTTGATCGACGATTTATTGTCGCTGTCGCGGGTCGAACAGAATCTGCATCAGCGCCCCACGGATGTCGTCGATCTGAACCTGGTCGTGCGCCATATCGCCGAGGCGCTGTCGCCGCTCGCGGCGGAAAATCTGGTGAAGCTCAATCTGCCGTCGTCCGAGCCGGTGCTGGTCGCGGGGGACCGCGACGAATTGTCCCGGGTTGCGGAAAATTTGATCGAGAACGCGATCAAATACAGCAGCAATGGCGAGACGGAGGTCAATGTCGACATCACCGTCACCACGACCGCGACCGATGCCGTGCTGAAAGTCCACGATGACGGACCCGGCATCGCGCCTGAACATTTGCCGCGCCTGACCGAGCGTTTTTACCGTGTCGACACCAACGCGAGCCGCTCCAAAGGCGGCACCGGCCTTGGATTGGCCCTCGTCAAGCACATCGCCGCACGCCACCGCGGGCGGCTTTTTATCGAGTCCGAACTGGGGCGGGGCGCTACTTTCACAATTAAGTTGCCTCTTAGAAAATAG
- the pstS gene encoding phosphate ABC transporter substrate-binding protein PstS: protein MLKTISRAALVAAAIAFSPLPSFAADIAGAGSTFAFPIYTKWADSFKKETGDAVNYQGIGSGAGIKQLQSKTIVFAGTDIPMKVEDLKKNGFVQWPMVMGGIAAVVNIDGVKPGQLVLDGPTLANIYMGNVKKWDDAAIKKLNPSLTLPSADIQVVRRADGSGTTFNFTDYLSKVSQDWADKVGSDASVEWPVGVGAKGNDGVAGTVGQTKNSIGYVETAYIKQNNMTYVDMINKAGKHVSPTVDALQAAAANADWAHAPGYYQILTDQPGDASWPITAATFVVVYADPSDKAASGEVVKFFDWAYKNGNAAASDLNYIPMPAGVTDMVRKTWASDIKNK from the coding sequence ATGCTGAAGACCATTAGCCGCGCAGCTCTCGTTGCTGCTGCGATCGCTTTTTCTCCGCTCCCGTCTTTTGCCGCTGACATCGCCGGCGCAGGCTCCACCTTCGCCTTCCCGATCTACACCAAATGGGCGGATTCCTTTAAGAAGGAGACGGGCGACGCGGTGAACTATCAAGGCATTGGCTCCGGGGCCGGCATCAAGCAGCTCCAGTCCAAGACCATCGTATTCGCCGGCACGGACATTCCGATGAAGGTCGAAGACCTGAAGAAGAACGGTTTCGTGCAATGGCCGATGGTGATGGGCGGCATCGCCGCTGTGGTGAACATCGACGGTGTGAAGCCCGGCCAGCTCGTGCTCGACGGTCCGACCCTCGCCAATATCTATATGGGCAACGTGAAGAAGTGGGACGATGCGGCGATCAAGAAGCTGAACCCCAGCCTCACCCTGCCGAGCGCCGACATTCAGGTCGTCCGCCGCGCCGACGGTTCGGGCACGACGTTCAACTTCACTGATTATCTCTCCAAGGTCAGCCAGGATTGGGCCGATAAGGTCGGCTCGGACGCGTCGGTCGAATGGCCGGTCGGCGTTGGCGCCAAGGGCAATGACGGCGTCGCCGGCACCGTTGGCCAGACCAAGAATTCCATCGGTTATGTCGAGACCGCTTACATCAAGCAGAACAACATGACCTATGTCGACATGATCAACAAGGCCGGCAAGCATGTCTCGCCGACGGTCGATGCGCTGCAGGCTGCTGCCGCCAATGCCGACTGGGCGCATGCGCCGGGCTATTATCAGATCCTGACCGACCAGCCGGGCGATGCTTCCTGGCCGATCACCGCGGCGACTTTCGTGGTCGTCTATGCCGATCCGTCCGACAAGGCGGCTTCGGGCGAAGTCGTGAAGTTCTTCGACTGGGCCTATAAGAACGGCAACGCCGCGGCCTCCGATCTGAATTACATTCCGATGCCGGCGGGTGTGACCGACATGGTCCGCAAGACCTGGGCGAGCGACATCAAGAATAAATAA
- the pstC gene encoding phosphate ABC transporter permease subunit PstC — MVVNSSVARAAQTEDRTRTLNDFKSADALFHSLTFGASVLVLLVMGGIILSLIIAAWPAMVAFGVGFFETTRWAVHAKPHPVMGVLAPLYGTMVTSVIAMLIAVPVGLGIAVFLTELCPLWLRRPISTAIELLAGIPSIIYGMWGMFYLAPFLATSVEPSIVAVFSHIPLLNVVFAEPISNQNLFNAGFVLAIMILPFITAVSCDVFATVPPVLKEAAYGIGCTTWEVMRNVVIPYTRVGLIGGVMLALGRALGETMAVTFIVGNESKVTGSIFSAGVTISSLIANEFAESDGLHQSALLYSGLILFVLVFFVLTAARYMLARGERKLGA, encoded by the coding sequence ATGGTTGTGAACTCGAGCGTCGCGCGTGCAGCGCAAACCGAAGACCGAACACGGACGTTGAACGATTTCAAGTCGGCCGATGCGCTCTTTCACAGCCTGACGTTCGGTGCGTCGGTGCTCGTGTTGCTCGTGATGGGCGGCATCATCCTATCGCTGATCATTGCCGCTTGGCCGGCTATGGTGGCCTTCGGCGTCGGCTTCTTCGAGACGACGCGCTGGGCGGTGCATGCCAAGCCGCATCCGGTGATGGGGGTTCTGGCGCCGCTCTATGGGACGATGGTCACGTCGGTGATTGCCATGCTGATCGCCGTGCCGGTGGGGCTGGGCATCGCCGTGTTCCTGACCGAATTGTGCCCCTTATGGCTTCGCCGCCCGATCAGCACGGCCATCGAGTTGCTCGCCGGCATCCCTTCGATCATCTACGGCATGTGGGGCATGTTCTATCTGGCGCCATTCCTGGCGACCTCTGTTGAGCCCTCGATCGTCGCGGTCTTTTCACATATCCCGTTGCTGAACGTCGTTTTTGCCGAGCCGATCTCCAACCAGAACCTTTTCAATGCCGGTTTTGTGCTCGCCATCATGATCCTGCCCTTCATCACTGCCGTCTCGTGCGACGTCTTCGCGACCGTGCCTCCGGTGCTCAAGGAAGCCGCCTACGGCATCGGCTGCACGACGTGGGAGGTGATGCGCAACGTGGTCATTCCCTATACGCGTGTCGGCTTGATCGGTGGCGTGATGCTGGCGCTTGGCCGCGCGCTTGGCGAAACCATGGCCGTCACCTTCATCGTCGGCAACGAATCCAAAGTCACCGGCTCGATCTTCAGCGCCGGCGTGACGATCTCCTCGTTGATTGCCAACGAATTTGCCGAGAGCGACGGCCTGCACCAGTCGGCGCTGCTCTATTCCGGCCTCATCCTGTTCGTCCTCGTATTCTTCGTCTTGACCGCGGCGCGCTACATGCTGGCCCGCGGCGAGCGCAAATTGGGAGCTTGA
- the pstA gene encoding phosphate ABC transporter permease PstA: MEPAGYAARKRKNRIILGLCLAAMVFGLTFLAAILLMLFWNGFSSLGIATFTQMTPAADTQGGLLNPIVGSIIMTVVGIVVGAPIGLLAGTYMVEYGRYTRLTSVVRFINDILLSAPSIIIGLFVYSFVVVPMGGASGLAGAIALAIIVIPVVIRTTENMLLLVPNQLREAASAMGMPRAHVTRAITYRAARSGIITGLLLALARIAGETAPLLFTAQNNNFWNINVFNGAMPNLPTTITAFVGSPSTNWQHLAWAGALLITLTVLALNIIARTVGAKR, translated from the coding sequence ATGGAGCCCGCCGGTTATGCTGCGCGCAAGCGCAAGAATCGCATCATCCTCGGTCTGTGCCTCGCTGCCATGGTGTTCGGTCTGACGTTCCTTGCGGCGATTTTGCTGATGCTGTTTTGGAACGGCTTCTCGAGCCTCGGCATTGCGACCTTCACGCAGATGACCCCTGCTGCCGACACCCAAGGCGGTCTGCTCAATCCGATCGTCGGTTCGATCATCATGACGGTTGTCGGCATCGTGGTCGGCGCGCCGATCGGGTTGCTTGCCGGGACCTATATGGTGGAATACGGCCGCTACACGCGGCTGACCTCGGTGGTGCGCTTCATCAACGATATTCTGCTCAGCGCGCCGTCGATCATCATCGGCCTGTTCGTCTACAGCTTCGTGGTCGTGCCGATGGGCGGAGCGTCCGGCCTCGCCGGTGCGATAGCGCTGGCCATCATCGTCATTCCCGTCGTTATCCGGACGACTGAAAACATGTTGCTGCTGGTGCCCAATCAGTTGCGCGAGGCCGCGTCCGCCATGGGCATGCCGCGCGCACATGTGACGCGCGCGATCACCTACCGCGCGGCCCGTTCCGGCATCATCACCGGCCTGCTTCTGGCGCTGGCGCGCATTGCCGGCGAAACCGCGCCGCTGCTGTTCACCGCCCAGAACAACAATTTCTGGAACATCAACGTGTTCAACGGCGCCATGCCGAACCTGCCGACGACGATCACCGCTTTCGTCGGTTCGCCGTCGACCAATTGGCAGCATCTCGCCTGGGCCGGCGCCCTTCTCATCACTTTGACCGTGCTCGCGCTCAACATTATTGCGCGCACTGTTGGCGCTAAGAGGTAA